A stretch of [Clostridium] innocuum DNA encodes these proteins:
- a CDS encoding diguanylate cyclase — MHVRLIDLKREYELCMILSEKAKLSNDVYALAFAYTFISDFYLASKKNKDCIRYLERARKLCESTEYTELLARIYNFGMYYNSNYEEIKALEAYLKSMEAAEKCQNLTLMSSAYNNIATCFELKRNYTEAIHYYKKCYELLQSMEKNSAYSKAIVLSNLCNCEYRLKDAAALCAYFSRFEDLDRQSFEESMNLLYLFCKLMYLRLHEAVSVQAVMEELLIEQEKVENRLLVYQILKNICSIMLEINNQPYSERLLKILQAIEDEDDIKSRRELQKLIVSYYEKFGTKEELLQAYREFYTIILTIEDTDMEDNSSGLTAALELYRTKERQVFLEKENEQLERLMNIDDLTNIYNRRCFNEDITATDLQKEKIVAVAMLDIDYFKEYNDIYGHQMGDQALVKIGRCMKQYEKKGEIQFYRYGGDEFSAIFIGQSEESVRKTMAALTHDIREQKIPHKGSRTAQILTLSFGYAFSPQEPVDMTVLIRQADEQLYQHKKLRRQRCKHADAVTGNVQ; from the coding sequence ATGCATGTACGCCTTATCGATTTGAAGCGGGAATATGAGCTGTGTATGATATTATCAGAAAAGGCAAAGCTGTCCAATGACGTTTATGCACTGGCCTTTGCCTATACCTTTATCAGCGATTTTTATCTGGCCTCAAAGAAAAATAAAGATTGCATCCGTTATCTGGAGCGTGCAAGAAAGCTGTGTGAAAGCACGGAATACACTGAGCTTCTAGCCAGAATATACAATTTTGGAATGTATTATAATTCGAATTATGAAGAAATCAAAGCCCTGGAGGCATATCTGAAATCAATGGAAGCAGCTGAAAAATGTCAGAATCTGACCCTGATGTCAAGCGCATATAACAATATTGCGACATGCTTTGAATTAAAACGCAATTATACAGAAGCAATTCATTATTATAAAAAATGCTATGAGCTCCTGCAGTCTATGGAAAAAAACAGCGCCTATTCCAAAGCTATCGTGTTATCAAATCTGTGCAACTGTGAGTATAGATTAAAGGACGCTGCAGCATTATGTGCTTACTTTTCCCGCTTTGAAGATCTGGACCGGCAGAGCTTTGAGGAATCGATGAATCTTTTGTATCTTTTCTGTAAGCTGATGTATCTGCGTCTTCATGAAGCTGTATCTGTGCAGGCTGTTATGGAGGAGCTGCTGATTGAACAGGAGAAGGTGGAGAATCGTTTACTTGTTTACCAGATCTTAAAGAATATATGCTCCATAATGCTGGAAATAAACAATCAGCCGTATTCGGAAAGGCTGCTGAAAATTCTGCAGGCTATTGAGGATGAGGATGATATCAAATCCAGAAGAGAGCTTCAGAAGCTAATTGTCAGCTATTATGAAAAATTCGGCACAAAGGAAGAGCTGCTGCAGGCATATCGCGAGTTCTATACCATTATCCTTACGATTGAGGATACCGATATGGAGGATAACAGCAGTGGGCTTACCGCGGCTTTGGAGCTTTACCGTACGAAGGAACGACAGGTATTCCTGGAAAAAGAAAATGAGCAGCTAGAACGGCTCATGAATATCGATGATTTAACCAATATCTATAATCGTCGCTGCTTTAATGAGGATATTACAGCTACTGATTTACAAAAAGAGAAAATTGTGGCAGTGGCGATGCTGGATATTGATTATTTTAAGGAATATAACGATATTTACGGACATCAGATGGGGGATCAGGCATTGGTAAAAATCGGCCGCTGCATGAAGCAGTATGAAAAAAAGGGGGAGATTCAGTTTTATCGGTATGGAGGGGATGAGTTTTCTGCTATTTTCATCGGGCAGTCAGAGGAATCCGTACGGAAAACGATGGCGGCACTTACGCATGATATCCGTGAACAAAAGATTCCCCATAAGGGCTCAAGGACAGCACAGATTTTGACCCTGTCCTTTGGTTATGCGTTCAGCCCACAGGAGCCTGTGGATATGACAGTTCTGATCAGGCAGGCAGATGAACAGCTGTATCAGCATAAAAAGCTGCGTCGACAGCGGTGTAAACATGCAGATGCAGTTACAGGGAACGTACAGTAA